From one Lolium rigidum isolate FL_2022 chromosome 4, APGP_CSIRO_Lrig_0.1, whole genome shotgun sequence genomic stretch:
- the LOC124708560 gene encoding BTB/POZ and MATH domain-containing protein 1-like, with translation MSSTTSKIVADTASGHHILKIEGYSGTKFLSEGHSIKSPPFTAAGHRWSIKYYPSGKAWFYPACISLYLVLEEDVASPVKALVQFGFAAEERRHLVPFFPKKSKTPAPLFKSGELDFVSRGAKGCDQFIERSALEKSKNLRDDSFTIRCDIVVLNGFHAEDVGPAKNNSAPRCVSVPPSDLIQHLGNLLTSGKGADVVFEVGGEMLAAHRWLLATRSPVFAAELFGSMSESGGAADVVHVADMEGQVFRALLRFLYTDSWPEMAKEEECAMAQHLFVAADRYGMERLKLLCEDNLCKSISLGTAANILALAELHNCNDLKDACRLP, from the coding sequence ATGTCGTCCACCACCTCCAAGATCGTCGCTGACACGGCGAGCGGGCACCACATCCTCAAGATCGAGGGCTACTCCGGCACCAAGTTCCTCTCCGAAGGGCACTCCATCAAGTCTCCCCCTTTCACCGCCGCAGGCCACCGCTGGAGCATCAAATACTACCCGAGCggtaaagcttggttctacccggCTTGCATCTCTCTCTACCTCGTCCTCGAGGAGGACGTGGCCAGTCCGGTGAAGGCGTTGGTCCAGTTCGGTttcgcggcggaggagcgtcgccacCTCGTGCCATTCTTCCCCAAGAAGAGCAAGACGCCAGCGCCGCTGTTTAAGTCAGGCGAGTTGGATTTTGTCAGCCGTGGAGCCAAGGGATGCGACCAGTTCATTGAGAGGAGTGCCCTGGAGAAATCGAAGAATCTCAGGGACGATTCCTTCACTATCAGGTGTGACATCGTCGTCCTCAACGGGTTCCACGCCGAGGATGTGGGGCCGGCCAAGAACAACTCCGCGCCAAGGTGCGTCTCTGTGCCACCGTCCGACCTGATCCAGCACCTCGGCAACCTCCTCACGTCCGGCAAGGGCGCGGACGTGGTGTTCGAGGTCGGCGGCGAGATGCTGGCCGCGCACCGGTGGCTGCTCGCTACCCGGTCACCTGTCTTTGCCGCGGAGCTCTTCGGCTCCATGAGCGAGAGCGGCGGTGCTGCTGACGTTGTCCACGTGGCCGACATGGAGGGGCAGGTGTTCAGGGCGTTGCTCCGTTTCTTGTACACTGACTCGTGGCCGGAAATGGCTAAAGAAGAGGAATGCGCCATGGCGCAGCACCTGTTCGTGGCGGCGGACCGGTACGGCATGGAGAGACTGAAGCTGCTCTGCGAAGACAACCTGTGCAAGAGCATCAGCCTGGGCACGGCGGCCAACATCCTGGCATTAGCCGAGCTCCACAACTGCAACGACCTGAAGGATGCCTGTCGGCTGCCATGA